A segment of the Gossypium hirsutum isolate 1008001.06 chromosome D10, Gossypium_hirsutum_v2.1, whole genome shotgun sequence genome:
CTAGTAAATAACATGAGCCAGTTTGAACTTTGTATCCTATTTTCCCTAACAATAAATTTGCATAATTTTGATAGCTGAATTCCATTTTCTCCACAAAGTAACTTATTTACCATCTGTTTGCATTTAAAACTTGCAATATACCGTTCTGGGGTGTCCACTGTCAGGCTGTCAGCTACGATATGGTAAAATATAGATGTTAAAATTACCTGCTCCAGAGTGCCTTCTAAAAGCTTGCCACATGATAAGCTGAACAAAGTGTCTCCGGTAAAAATTGCTCGAGAACCCGGAAAATAGAAGCTAATATGGCCTGCATacaacaaattaaatttaaaaataaataataataataataataataataataatgggaaATGAAAAGATACAATCTATCACAATCAGGAAGCTTCTATATTCCAAGTATTCTTTCCTTGaagtttgaaataataaaaagtatCTGATTAATGCAATTTCCGAGAGAATTGGCTAATGAATCTAACCTCGGGTATAACCAGGGGTCTCCATGACATGCACTTCATGACctgcaaacatccacttttcccCATCATTTAGAACAATATCAATTCCAGGAATCCTATCCTTGTCTATTCCAGAACCAATCACCTACATGAAAAAAGAACGatgactattattattattattattattattattattattactccaTATATGAGCTGATAAGTTGAGAGGGAATTAACTTTCTGATACAAGCTGAAAGGTGACAGAAAAGTTAGCATGAGATAAAGTTTTCCTTACCTGTGCACCATACCTTGCTTTTAACTCTGCGTTCCCACCAGTGTGGTCGTGATGGTGGTGGGTATTCAATATATAAGTCAAGTTCCAGTTTCTTCGACTTAAAGCATCAATAATTGGCACAGCTTCTGAAGGATCAACAACTCCAACTGTGCCTGTGTCCACATCATGTAAAAGATATGCATAGTTGTCTCCAAGACATGacacctaaaaaaaaaaaaggttagtgAAAGCTTCATATCTAACGTACTTGAAAACCAGTTATTATAACCTTCAACCACAAGAAGTCGAAGGACTCTTTTTCATGTCAAAATAAAAAGGCCAATAAACAGTCCATCAAAAGAAAATGCAAATAAAGGTTTGCTCACCAATTCAATTTGTAATGAGGAAGACATATTGGAAACACTGCAAAACTCTGCAACCCTAAGAGATCGACTCGCTCCACACAAGGTTTTAAAGGGAATTGATAGTAAGTGCATAAAGCCATACACAAGACCCTTTCTAATGCAAAGTTGCCTATTACCTGGCCAGACACAAAGCCCACTCCTCACCTAAAACATTGGAAAGCAGGCTTTCAAACTTAAATACCATAAACCAACATATACTCTAGAAAGAAGTTCCTGCAGTAACAATCAACAGATTGCAGAGAAGTCATGCggaaaataataatgaaagttCATATTAAAGGATTTGTATTTACAGTCGAGATCCTAAAccaccaatatattttttaagagaAACATCAATGCTCACAAGGAAGTGACTTCACAGCGTGGATATCGACATACGAtacaaacaaaatataaaaactcAAGTTCAGATTGAATTCAAGGCTTTCTTTTAAAGACTTGCAGTCTAAGTTAGTCCCTCTTCATCTTTTTTCTCCTTAAGTAGCTATGTCCGCCATATATTTGAATATGAATATGAAGGtaaaatcattcaaaatatatGAAAAGAAAACTGAAACTAACTTCCGAATCCCAGAAACAATAGCTTGTAGCAAATGATTCATATCATGCAAttcagaaataaaaaaattgttgaacTTTCGATTGTTCTTATAAAGGTAAAACTACAGAAAAGCACATCACTGAATTTCGGAAGATAGAACTAAAAGTAAGAAAAAATCAGTAAGAATGGCACATAAATCAAATCAAGCATCACAAACAGCAAAACTCAAACTAACCATTAAGCAAAAATAGGCTAACAAAAACACTCATTTACTCAACTAGCCACAACAGGGGGAAAAAACAGATCTTTACCATCATattttcatttctcttcataAAAAGAGTCAGAAATTCAACAGAAGAAAaaacaaacatgcaaaataaaaagagaaagaaaagaaaaccataaaagaaatgagaaagaagCAAACCCTGGAACAAGGAAAGGAGGCCATATCAGGTGAAGTTTTAGAGAGCATTCAATTAACACTTCCTCTCTCTAAAATGGGTTTacttttttttgagtttttttagagAGAGGAAGTGTCTGTATTTGTGGGTTGGCACTCAATAATGTGTGTTTTCCTTTTTGTGCTTATGTGGGGGAGGGAGAGAGGAAGCGAAAACAAAAAAGAACGTTTGATTTTttacgtaaaaataattaattaattaaaacattgatGAGTTAATATAGAAAAAATGAGCagttaattgtaaaataaagatATTTTTGGCCGGCACTTCTACAAgctagaaatattttaaaataaaaaatcttcttttaatataaaaaatcaagTAACTTTTGAAAGGAAGAACTTTTGCTTGataaaaaaactgaaataaatcatttttattttgtaaagggaaaaaattatatatttcgttttaaataaaaaaaatatatgaagaagattaaaacaaatattttccaTCTTGTTTTCCCTTTATATTGGTAAAATCTGTGAAATTCGccattaattagttttaaattatttataaacaaggagaactttaaattttaaatatatatataaaaaaggttGTATAAGTAGTCCGAGTCGACCCGGTCATATACTTAGGGGAGGCGTATATTAATTTCAATTACAATTACCGGGGGTGAAAATTTAAAGGTAGAAAAGCCATTGGTGGAGTCACACGTGGAAGTGAGGTTGGGCGATGTTGGCGTCATGATTGCAGCTACCTTTTGTGGGACATTGCTAGCTTCACCCACCACTTTGAAATGCTCTCCCCATCTTTATTAACACTTTT
Coding sequences within it:
- the LOC107914654 gene encoding hydroxyacylglutathione hydrolase 1, mitochondrial isoform X6 is translated as MFVFSSVEFLTLFMKRNENMMVRSGLCVWPGNRQLCIRKGLVYGFMHLLSIPFKTLCGASRSLRVAEFCSVSNMSSSLQIELVSCLGDNYAYLLHDVDTGTVGVVDPSEAVPIIDALSRRNWNLTYILNTHHHHDHTGGNAELKARYGAQVIGSGIDKDRIPGIDIVLNDGEKWMFAGHEVHVMETPGYTRGHISFYFPGSRAIFTGDTLFSLSCGKLLEGTLEQMLSSLRRIMSLPDDTNIYCGHEYTLIPRMMHFRLMQPM
- the LOC107914654 gene encoding probable hydroxyacylglutathione hydrolase 2, chloroplastic isoform X2 encodes the protein MLSKTSPDMASFPCSRVRSGLCVWPGNRQLCIRKGLVYGFMHLLSIPFKTLCGASRSLRVAEFCSVSNMSSSLQIELVSCLGDNYAYLLHDVDTGTVGVVDPSEAVPIIDALSRRNWNLTYILNTHHHHDHTGGNAELKARYGAQVIGSGIDKDRIPGIDIVLNDGEKWMFAGHEVHVMETPGYTRGHISFYFPGSRAIFTGDTLFSLSCGKLLEGTLEQMLSSLRRIMSLPDDTNIYCGHEYTLSNSKFALSIDPKNDALQAYATHVAHLRNKGLPTVPSTLKMEKECNPFLRTSNAEIRKALKIPVTANEAEALGIIRRAKDNF
- the LOC107914654 gene encoding probable hydroxyacylglutathione hydrolase 2, chloroplastic isoform X4; this encodes MLSKTSPDMASFPCSRVSCLGDNYAYLLHDVDTGTVGVVDPSEAVPIIDALSRRNWNLTYILNTHHHHDHTGGNAELKARYGAQVIGSGIDKDRIPGIDIVLNDGEKWMFAGHEVHVMETPGYTRGHISFYFPGSRAIFTGDTLFSLSCGKLLEGTLEQQMLSSLRRIMSLPDDTNIYCGHEYTLSNSKFALSIDPKNDALQAYATHVAHLRNKGLPTVPSTLKMEKECNPFLRTSNAEIRKALKIPVTANEAEALGIIRRAKDNF
- the LOC107914654 gene encoding probable hydroxyacylglutathione hydrolase 2, chloroplastic isoform X5, which translates into the protein MLSKTSPDMASFPCSRVSCLGDNYAYLLHDVDTGTVGVVDPSEAVPIIDALSRRNWNLTYILNTHHHHDHTGGNAELKARYGAQVIGSGIDKDRIPGIDIVLNDGEKWMFAGHEVHVMETPGYTRGHISFYFPGSRAIFTGDTLFSLSCGKLLEGTLEQMLSSLRRIMSLPDDTNIYCGHEYTLSNSKFALSIDPKNDALQAYATHVAHLRNKGLPTVPSTLKMEKECNPFLRTSNAEIRKALKIPVTANEAEALGIIRRAKDNF
- the LOC107914654 gene encoding probable hydroxyacylglutathione hydrolase 2, chloroplastic isoform X1, producing the protein MLSKTSPDMASFPCSRVRSGLCVWPGNRQLCIRKGLVYGFMHLLSIPFKTLCGASRSLRVAEFCSVSNMSSSLQIELVSCLGDNYAYLLHDVDTGTVGVVDPSEAVPIIDALSRRNWNLTYILNTHHHHDHTGGNAELKARYGAQVIGSGIDKDRIPGIDIVLNDGEKWMFAGHEVHVMETPGYTRGHISFYFPGSRAIFTGDTLFSLSCGKLLEGTLEQQMLSSLRRIMSLPDDTNIYCGHEYTLSNSKFALSIDPKNDALQAYATHVAHLRNKGLPTVPSTLKMEKECNPFLRTSNAEIRKALKIPVTANEAEALGIIRRAKDNF
- the LOC107914654 gene encoding probable hydroxyacylglutathione hydrolase 2, chloroplastic isoform X3 — encoded protein: MFVFSSVEFLTLFMKRNENMMVRSGLCVWPGNRQLCIRKGLVYGFMHLLSIPFKTLCGASRSLRVAEFCSVSNMSSSLQIELVSCLGDNYAYLLHDVDTGTVGVVDPSEAVPIIDALSRRNWNLTYILNTHHHHDHTGGNAELKARYGAQVIGSGIDKDRIPGIDIVLNDGEKWMFAGHEVHVMETPGYTRGHISFYFPGSRAIFTGDTLFSLSCGKLLEGTLEQMLSSLRRIMSLPDDTNIYCGHEYTLSNSKFALSIDPKNDALQAYATHVAHLRNKGLPTVPSTLKMEKECNPFLRTSNAEIRKALKIPVTANEAEALGIIRRAKDNF